The Nitrospirota bacterium DNA segment CCCTTCTGGGAAAGCCCGAAAGCCTTATCACTTTCGTCATGGACAGGCCGGGCCATGACTTCCGTTACAGCCTGAACTCAGAAAAAGTGAAGGCCCATACGGGCTGGAAGGCGGCCACCACCTTCGACGCGGGTATCGAAAGGACGGTGGCCTGGTACGTGCGGAACCAGGCCTGGTGGAAGAAATTCGCAGGCTGACGGGGGGACCCGCGCCCCCCGGGGGTCAGGGCCTTTTCCCGAGGGCCTTGAGAAACTCCGCTGCGCTCTTTGTGTTCAGGACGTCGTCCTTCTCGAGCCAGCCCCTCCGGGCCACGCTCACCCCGTAGGCCATGTGGTCGAAGTGCTCCAGGAGATGGGTGTCCGTGCTGATGACGAGGGGGATTCCCATGGCCCTGGCCGCACGCGCATAGGTGTCGCTGAGGTCGAGCCTGAGGGGATAGGCGTTTATTTCGAGGGCCGTCCCCGTCTGCCGGGCCGCCTCAAGGAACGCTTCCATGTCCACCTCGTAGGCGTCACGCTCTCCGATGATGCGGCCGGTGGGGTGGGCGATGATGTCCACATGGGGGTTCCGCATTGCCGCGATGAGGCGCCCGGTGAGCTTCTCCATGGGCTGGTTGAAGCCCGAGTGGATGGAGGCCACCACCACATCGAGGCTTTCGAGGACCCTGTCGGGGAAATCCAGAGTGCCGTCGCTCCGGATGTCCACCTCGGTGCCGGTCAGCACCCTGAACCCCTGGAGCCTTTCGTTCAGGGCCTCTATCTCCTCGACCTCCTCCCTGAGTCTTTTTTCGGTGAGTCCCCGGGCGACGCCGAGCCCTTTGGAATGGTCCGTGATGGCGATGTACTCAAAGCCCCTCCGCCTTGCCCCCTGGACGACCTCCTCAAGGCTGTGCTTTCCGTCGCTCCACCTGGTGTGCACGTGAAGGTCGCCCCGGATGTCGCCCCTCTGCACCAGGTGCGGCAGGGCGTCCTCCTGGGCCGCCTCCACCTCTCCCCGGTCTTCCCTCAGCTCGGGCGGCACAAAGGCAAGGCCCAGGGCTTCGTAAACGTCCTCTTCCCTCTCCCCACCCAGCCGCCGCCCGTCCCCGGCGTCGAAGACGCCGTATTCGTTGAGTTTCAGACCCCTGCGGACGGCCATCTCCCTGAGGCGGATATTGTGCGCCTTGCTTCCGGTAAAGTAGCAGAGCGCGGAGCCGAAGGACTGCTCCCGCACCACTCTCAGGTCCACCTGGATGTCCTGGTCCAGGACGACGACCGTCTTTGTCGGCCCCTTCATGAGGACCTCCTTCACATGGGGCAGGTGCACGAAGGCGTTCATGACCTGGCTCTCATGGGGTGAGGTGGCCAGGATGTCCATGTCCTTTACGGTCTCCTTCCATCGCCTCAGGCTTCCGGCAAGTGCAATCCTGGTGACGGGGGCCTTCTCGCCGAGGTGCCGCAGGATATCCTCGGCCGCGGGAAGGGCGAGCCCGAGAGGGTGCCTCTCGCTCCTCAGCCTGAGGGTCTCTATGCCCTTGAGGATGTTTCTCTCCGTCTTGGCGCCCACGCCGGGAAGGCCCGCCAGCCGGTGCTCCCGGGCCAGCTCCTCCAGGCCCTCCAGGTCCACGGTCCCGAAGCGGTCCAGCACGAGCTTGGCCGTCCTGGGGCCGAGGCCCGGGACCGAGAGCATGGCCGCAAAACCCCCGGGGACTTCTTTCTTCAGGTCCTCCATGGCTTTGAGTTTCCCGGTTTCCGCTATTTCCCGGACCTTTCCCGCCAGGTCGGGGCCGATGCCGGCAATGGAGAGAATCTCTTCCGGCGAGGCTTCCTCTATGGCCCTCGGGTAGCC contains these protein-coding regions:
- the polX gene encoding DNA polymerase/3'-5' exonuclease PolX, which encodes MKNREVARIFNEMAVLLEVKGENPFRVRAYRRAAQNIEGYPRAIEEASPEEILSIAGIGPDLAGKVREIAETGKLKAMEDLKKEVPGGFAAMLSVPGLGPRTAKLVLDRFGTVDLEGLEELAREHRLAGLPGVGAKTERNILKGIETLRLRSERHPLGLALPAAEDILRHLGEKAPVTRIALAGSLRRWKETVKDMDILATSPHESQVMNAFVHLPHVKEVLMKGPTKTVVVLDQDIQVDLRVVREQSFGSALCYFTGSKAHNIRLREMAVRRGLKLNEYGVFDAGDGRRLGGEREEDVYEALGLAFVPPELREDRGEVEAAQEDALPHLVQRGDIRGDLHVHTRWSDGKHSLEEVVQGARRRGFEYIAITDHSKGLGVARGLTEKRLREEVEEIEALNERLQGFRVLTGTEVDIRSDGTLDFPDRVLESLDVVVASIHSGFNQPMEKLTGRLIAAMRNPHVDIIAHPTGRIIGERDAYEVDMEAFLEAARQTGTALEINAYPLRLDLSDTYARAARAMGIPLVISTDTHLLEHFDHMAYGVSVARRGWLEKDDVLNTKSAAEFLKALGKRP